Proteins encoded together in one Vibrio lentus window:
- a CDS encoding DUF2057 family protein produces the protein MKTLQSIALLSTIIAAPQVLADVTIEVPSSADALVEVLAVNEAKPDLDGGFFSSSKTITVPDGVNQIVFKYQLAFSQGNDREFVDSDTIIATFDATDTALTFDMPKFRNTNEAKKGFQNLDWKLVDENQNAISVKQDKLIKDGMQIGRKYPQEAKEYNQKGGIAALAMGTAAGATAAVVQPVTLPAKIDANAANTAEEMLYFWYDKADAETKQKFKDYVNK, from the coding sequence ATGAAAACATTACAATCCATTGCGCTGCTTTCCACAATTATCGCAGCACCACAAGTGTTAGCTGACGTAACAATTGAAGTTCCTTCTAGCGCAGATGCTTTAGTCGAAGTCTTAGCTGTAAATGAGGCTAAACCTGATCTCGACGGTGGTTTCTTCTCTTCGAGCAAAACGATCACCGTTCCAGATGGCGTGAACCAAATCGTTTTCAAATATCAACTTGCTTTTAGCCAAGGCAACGACCGTGAGTTTGTCGACAGCGATACAATTATTGCTACTTTTGACGCGACAGACACCGCATTGACGTTCGACATGCCTAAGTTCCGCAACACCAACGAAGCGAAAAAAGGCTTTCAAAACCTAGATTGGAAACTGGTTGATGAAAACCAGAATGCAATCAGTGTTAAGCAAGACAAACTAATCAAAGATGGCATGCAGATTGGTCGTAAGTACCCGCAAGAAGCGAAAGAATACAACCAAAAAGGCGGCATTGCTGCATTAGCTATGGGTACAGCAGCTGGCGCAACGGCAGCGGTTGTTCAACCTGTAACACTACCAGCAAAGATTGATGCCAACGCTGCTAACACGGCCGAAGAAATGCTCTACTTCTGGTACGACAAAGCAGACGCTGAAACTAAGCAAAAATTCAAAGATTACGTGAACAAGTAA
- a CDS encoding cytochrome-c peroxidase — MRTPYFAGISITVLCVLIAILVYNASPSDMHASFEPIENQRHESDHDDAHSSAHISTSDVQDTKQAAFSDQEIFPIPHSPEIDHELAKIGWTLFKDPNLSSNRSVSCESCHSLQTNGAEVIPVSIGVNGAGMRNSLTVFNTVFNYRFFWDGRVNNLADQIDGPVHNVDEMDSNWELITNYVSQSDDYIHMFQAEQLPIETASIKLALIEFMQGLTTPDAPFDQYLRGDINALSDAAQRGWETFQDEGCIRCHQGTNIGGGMVMRFGYFGLSKTGSERSEDQGRFMFTAQPQDKHLFRVASLRNVAITAPYFHDGQTATLEEAIKIMGESQLGKTFEDQTISDIKTFLETLTGDRPQMLVEFENE; from the coding sequence ATGAGAACGCCATATTTTGCAGGAATTAGTATAACTGTCCTTTGCGTTTTAATCGCCATACTGGTCTATAACGCCTCCCCTTCAGACATGCACGCTTCATTTGAACCCATTGAGAATCAACGTCATGAAAGCGACCACGATGACGCACATTCTTCAGCCCACATCTCCACTTCAGATGTACAAGACACCAAACAGGCGGCATTTTCAGACCAAGAAATATTCCCTATTCCTCACTCGCCCGAAATAGATCATGAATTGGCTAAAATAGGTTGGACACTATTTAAAGACCCGAATTTGTCGTCCAACCGCAGTGTCAGCTGTGAAAGCTGTCATAGTTTACAAACTAACGGGGCTGAAGTAATTCCTGTGTCTATTGGCGTTAATGGAGCGGGGATGCGAAATTCACTCACCGTTTTTAACACTGTCTTTAACTATCGATTCTTTTGGGATGGTCGGGTGAACAACCTTGCTGACCAAATCGACGGCCCTGTACACAACGTCGATGAAATGGATTCCAATTGGGAACTCATTACCAATTACGTATCCCAATCGGACGACTACATCCATATGTTCCAAGCGGAACAGCTACCGATTGAAACTGCATCAATAAAGTTAGCGTTGATTGAATTCATGCAGGGGTTAACTACCCCAGATGCGCCATTTGACCAATATTTACGGGGGGATATAAATGCCCTTTCCGACGCCGCACAACGGGGGTGGGAAACCTTCCAAGATGAGGGCTGTATCCGTTGTCATCAAGGCACCAATATTGGCGGGGGTATGGTGATGCGATTTGGATATTTTGGATTATCAAAGACAGGTTCCGAACGAAGTGAAGATCAAGGTCGCTTTATGTTTACCGCTCAACCACAAGACAAGCACTTATTCCGGGTTGCTAGCCTTAGAAACGTCGCAATCACAGCACCCTACTTTCACGATGGACAAACCGCTACGCTAGAAGAGGCGATTAAGATTATGGGAGAGAGCCAGTTAGGAAAAACATTTGAAGACCAAACCATTAGCGATATCAAAACCTTCCTAGAAACCCTCACCGGTGACCGCCCTCAAATGCTAGTGGAGTTTGAAAATGAATAA
- a CDS encoding adenosine deaminase produces the protein MNAFIQGLPKVELHLHIEGSLEPELLFRLAQRNGIDLPYSSPEQLRRAYEFDDLQSFLDIYYQGADALRTEQDFYDLTWAYLERCKADNVIHTEIFFDPQTHTDRGIAFDTVINGIHRALEQGQKELGITSQIIACFLRHLSEESAIQTFADVLKHQDKIIGVGLDSSELGHPPEKFQRVFQQAKQAGFLTVAHAGEEGPAQNIVDAIEMLSVSRVDHGVQCMTDDALIAELIETKMPLTVCPLSNIKLRVFAVMEDHNIVDLLRQGVAVTINSDDPAYFGGYMSDNFNAVSQAHDMTEQELAQFSLNAIEASFVEESLKQQYRDAVQAYLEQASELCC, from the coding sequence ATGAACGCATTTATCCAAGGGCTTCCAAAAGTAGAGCTGCATTTACACATTGAAGGCTCACTCGAACCTGAGTTGCTTTTCCGACTCGCTCAACGTAACGGCATCGACCTGCCTTATTCATCCCCAGAGCAATTAAGACGCGCATACGAATTTGATGATTTGCAGTCATTTCTCGATATCTATTATCAAGGTGCTGATGCGCTGCGCACTGAACAAGACTTCTATGACCTAACATGGGCGTACTTAGAGCGCTGTAAAGCCGATAATGTTATTCACACCGAAATCTTCTTTGATCCTCAGACACATACCGATCGTGGTATTGCATTCGACACGGTAATTAACGGTATTCATCGTGCGCTTGAACAGGGGCAAAAAGAGCTGGGTATTACCTCGCAAATTATTGCCTGTTTCTTGCGACACCTGTCTGAAGAGAGCGCGATTCAAACGTTCGCCGACGTGCTAAAGCACCAAGATAAAATTATTGGTGTTGGACTAGATTCTTCAGAGTTAGGACACCCACCAGAGAAGTTTCAGCGCGTATTCCAACAAGCTAAACAGGCAGGCTTTTTGACTGTGGCTCATGCAGGGGAAGAAGGGCCAGCTCAAAACATCGTCGATGCGATTGAGATGCTCAGTGTGAGTCGTGTTGATCATGGTGTGCAGTGTATGACTGATGACGCTTTGATTGCCGAATTGATTGAGACGAAAATGCCGCTGACCGTGTGTCCATTGTCTAACATCAAACTGCGAGTATTCGCTGTAATGGAAGACCACAACATTGTGGATCTGTTGAGACAAGGTGTTGCCGTTACAATTAACTCAGATGATCCAGCGTACTTTGGTGGCTACATGTCGGATAACTTTAACGCTGTGAGCCAAGCTCATGACATGACGGAGCAAGAGCTGGCGCAGTTTAGTTTGAATGCCATTGAAGCAAGCTTTGTCGAAGAGTCGTTGAAGCAGCAGTACCGAGATGCGGTTCAAGCGTATCTTGAGCAAGCTAGCGAACTGTGTTGTTAA
- a CDS encoding GNAT family N-acetyltransferase, translating to MEIQIRHLEPTDNQDIFDIYRHSSVLENTSQKPFLSSDQVERLFGHSDHFTLVAEVSGKVVGHITLFMTTKVRDRHCAGLAIAINPDMHGKGVGKALMQEAINQADNWLNLVRLELEVHADNNGAIALYKGVGFELEGTKRLSTFKNGKYIDMLLMSRIRPDCL from the coding sequence TTGGAAATACAAATTAGACATCTTGAACCCACCGATAACCAAGATATTTTTGATATTTATCGACACTCGTCAGTATTAGAGAATACTTCACAAAAGCCTTTTCTTAGCTCTGATCAAGTGGAGCGACTGTTTGGTCACTCAGACCATTTCACTTTAGTTGCGGAAGTTTCTGGCAAGGTCGTCGGCCACATTACTTTATTCATGACCACGAAGGTGAGAGACAGACATTGCGCTGGACTTGCGATAGCGATTAATCCAGATATGCATGGCAAAGGGGTCGGTAAGGCATTAATGCAAGAAGCAATCAATCAAGCCGATAACTGGCTAAACCTCGTTCGCCTTGAGTTAGAGGTTCATGCCGATAATAACGGTGCGATTGCTTTGTATAAAGGCGTAGGTTTTGAACTAGAAGGCACCAAAAGGCTGAGCACGTTCAAAAACGGGAAATACATCGATATGTTGTTGATGTCCCGAATTAGACCTGACTGCCTTTGA
- a CDS encoding ATP-binding protein: MNKIRLIFLLFISLFVGLVSFIMLTYFEHEKVTKYGESVRELGHEVLEMRDQITNAALAGISNPYQMTANLVTLEKELQLLKGSYQGTNIHSVFFRGLQTPELLERFHTSSIANVDTLDNLVGLSVARQFILQSLTLQLTETGSRNGSHNIDAITSSNINVQSELLASVLFAGTQIQHQGINSDLANLSKTFTELNEQQSQLLSRVLSVHSMEYLEQIEHQFTDVQDQLKSIIVKLIITLALLTFAFSFTLFILRVFELKRNNLSYQEAADKAEKANEAKSLFLATMSHELRTPMNGVLGIAQIIKEDSQSADTRKQAQIIIDSGQHLVTILNDILDFSKVEQGKMELEYSPFSVKDVVTHLDKTLTPLATDKGLDFVIKDSIPANIKLVGDPARTRQILFNLAGNAVKFTESGKVEVEFLIAPTTPPSVNILVTDTGIGIAEDKIDHIFTAFEQAELSTTRKFGGTGLGLSIVKQLVELMGGSIVVTSQLNAGTQFTISLPLEMHELQEKIVVQTPIRTHQTLDNFSVLLVEDNKINAMVIRKFCESINLTVENAYDGLQALDKLASTQYDLIIMDNHMPNMSGIEAIQKIRNELKLTTVVFACTADVFKEAHDEFILSGADFVLTKPLQKNSLQNAINEFHHQFELNRHNSANVHNRPNKDESNITILTRLPKNKLPLTEEEISRSLLLTSGKMETGEKLECLTSLVEELENEIDELIELFSSARPDDLCRTLNAVRAIASRFEMTEVLELAVSAEQVTEHHTMPEAELLQQLINRLMVNSHQATRLIQKLNQQANTTGNEASK, from the coding sequence ATGAATAAAATCAGACTCATCTTTTTACTGTTTATCTCGCTATTTGTGGGCTTAGTCAGCTTTATCATGCTGACCTATTTTGAGCATGAGAAAGTCACTAAATATGGTGAATCTGTCCGTGAGCTCGGACATGAAGTACTAGAAATGCGCGATCAGATAACCAATGCGGCTCTCGCGGGGATCTCTAACCCTTATCAAATGACGGCAAATTTAGTCACCCTAGAAAAAGAACTGCAATTGCTCAAAGGTAGCTATCAAGGTACTAATATCCACTCAGTGTTCTTTCGAGGCTTACAAACCCCGGAATTACTTGAGCGTTTCCACACCTCTTCTATAGCGAACGTGGACACGCTAGACAACCTCGTCGGATTGAGTGTTGCCCGTCAATTCATTCTGCAATCCCTAACTCTACAACTCACAGAAACTGGCTCGAGAAATGGCTCACACAATATTGACGCGATCACATCTTCAAACATAAATGTTCAAAGTGAGCTACTCGCTAGCGTGCTGTTTGCAGGCACACAAATTCAACATCAAGGCATAAACTCAGACTTGGCTAACCTGTCTAAAACGTTTACTGAGCTTAATGAGCAACAGAGCCAACTGCTATCACGAGTGCTTTCGGTCCATAGCATGGAATACCTTGAGCAGATTGAACATCAATTTACCGATGTTCAAGACCAGCTTAAAAGCATCATCGTTAAACTCATCATCACATTGGCGCTACTCACCTTTGCCTTCTCATTCACCCTCTTTATCCTGCGCGTCTTTGAATTAAAGCGAAACAACCTCTCCTATCAAGAAGCCGCAGACAAAGCGGAAAAAGCCAACGAAGCCAAGTCATTATTCCTTGCCACCATGAGCCATGAATTACGAACGCCAATGAATGGCGTGTTAGGTATCGCCCAGATCATCAAAGAAGATTCACAAAGCGCCGACACTCGCAAGCAAGCACAAATCATCATCGATTCAGGTCAGCACCTCGTTACCATATTAAATGACATTCTCGATTTTTCTAAGGTTGAACAAGGAAAAATGGAGCTTGAATACAGCCCATTCTCAGTCAAAGACGTGGTTACACACCTTGATAAAACATTGACGCCACTTGCCACTGACAAAGGCCTCGATTTTGTCATCAAGGACAGCATCCCTGCCAATATTAAGTTAGTGGGAGACCCCGCACGTACGCGTCAGATCTTATTTAATTTGGCAGGCAATGCAGTCAAATTTACTGAATCAGGCAAGGTCGAAGTGGAGTTTTTGATTGCACCGACAACCCCGCCAAGCGTGAATATTTTGGTGACTGATACTGGTATTGGCATTGCAGAAGACAAGATCGACCATATATTTACAGCCTTTGAACAAGCCGAGCTTTCAACGACACGTAAATTTGGCGGAACAGGGTTAGGACTGTCGATTGTGAAACAATTAGTCGAACTGATGGGCGGAAGTATTGTAGTCACTAGCCAACTGAATGCCGGTACTCAATTCACTATCTCTTTACCGTTAGAAATGCACGAACTACAAGAGAAAATCGTCGTTCAAACACCAATCCGAACCCATCAGACTCTCGATAACTTCTCAGTATTATTAGTCGAAGACAACAAGATCAACGCGATGGTGATCAGAAAGTTCTGTGAATCTATCAACTTAACGGTTGAGAACGCCTACGATGGTTTACAAGCTTTAGACAAACTAGCCTCAACCCAATATGACTTAATTATCATGGACAACCACATGCCGAACATGAGCGGTATTGAGGCGATTCAAAAAATCCGCAACGAACTCAAGCTAACTACCGTGGTTTTCGCGTGTACAGCCGATGTGTTTAAAGAAGCGCACGATGAATTTATTCTATCAGGGGCTGATTTCGTACTCACCAAACCATTGCAGAAGAACAGCTTACAAAACGCCATTAATGAATTTCATCACCAGTTTGAGCTTAACCGACATAACTCGGCTAATGTACACAACCGTCCAAACAAAGATGAAAGCAACATCACCATATTGACACGTCTTCCGAAGAACAAGTTGCCACTCACAGAAGAAGAGATTTCGCGCAGTCTATTGCTGACTAGCGGTAAGATGGAAACAGGTGAGAAACTCGAATGCTTGACCTCTCTCGTCGAGGAGTTAGAGAACGAAATTGACGAATTGATAGAGTTATTTTCTAGCGCCAGACCGGATGATCTCTGCAGAACCTTAAACGCAGTCAGAGCGATTGCATCAAGGTTTGAGATGACAGAGGTACTTGAGCTTGCAGTTTCCGCAGAACAGGTAACCGAGCATCACACAATGCCTGAGGCCGAATTACTTCAGCAACTGATCAATCGATTGATGGTTAACAGCCACCAAGCCACACGCTTAATACAAAAACTCAATCAGCAAGCTAATACAACGGGAAATGAGGCATCGAAATAA
- a CDS encoding DUF2860 family protein, whose translation MRFVLPVMFSAFASMPAYSGLAPSEGFSGNFSVLAGFYSDSSNLSTEQDSNQASLTMEGDSENQGLLGFLGTVQYTFGESLTHQVYAGTTREDIATGTIAFEIGYRHQLSGGTILDVSVLPTLISGKAWADPYAVGVNRNETDVKGNVGRLQLTNIGGTAFRTDFAIGQSDVDDELSGTSFLPPEKIALLDRERTYVYAKAGYPFILPNQAGVFVPSMVYFNSDAEGGALSFDSYGIELNYAKRIGRHGFVVTLDASDRQYDEANPIYGKAREENEYGAFLAYEFGGLMGYEDWSFITLLGLRTIDSNIDFYNSEQVLASVGVDYKF comes from the coding sequence ATGAGGTTCGTTTTACCAGTTATGTTTTCGGCATTTGCTTCAATGCCTGCTTATAGTGGCCTTGCTCCAAGTGAAGGCTTCAGCGGTAACTTCAGTGTTTTGGCCGGTTTCTACTCGGATAGCAGTAATTTGAGTACCGAACAAGATTCGAATCAAGCAAGCCTTACCATGGAAGGGGATAGTGAAAATCAGGGGTTACTCGGCTTTCTTGGAACCGTTCAATACACCTTTGGTGAATCCCTGACTCATCAAGTTTACGCAGGTACGACGCGAGAGGATATTGCGACGGGTACCATCGCCTTTGAGATTGGTTATCGACATCAACTCTCAGGCGGCACCATATTAGACGTTTCTGTGTTGCCGACACTTATCTCTGGTAAGGCCTGGGCGGATCCTTATGCAGTGGGCGTTAATCGAAATGAAACGGATGTAAAAGGTAATGTTGGGCGACTCCAACTAACCAACATCGGCGGAACCGCCTTCCGAACGGATTTCGCAATTGGTCAATCTGACGTTGATGATGAGTTGTCAGGGACTTCATTCTTACCTCCTGAAAAGATAGCTCTGCTTGATAGGGAAAGAACCTATGTGTACGCCAAAGCAGGGTACCCCTTCATCTTACCCAACCAAGCTGGCGTGTTCGTCCCATCTATGGTGTATTTCAATTCAGATGCAGAAGGCGGTGCACTCAGCTTTGACAGTTACGGTATTGAACTGAATTACGCGAAGAGAATCGGTCGTCATGGTTTTGTTGTCACGTTAGATGCTAGTGATCGTCAGTACGACGAAGCAAACCCAATTTATGGCAAAGCACGTGAAGAGAACGAATACGGCGCCTTTCTAGCTTATGAATTTGGTGGCTTGATGGGCTATGAAGATTGGTCGTTTATCACCTTACTTGGCCTAAGAACGATTGATTCCAACATCGATTTCTACAATTCTGAACAAGTATTGGCGAGCGTTGGTGTCGACTATAAATTTTAA
- a CDS encoding response regulator transcription factor → MKDTQFDSFEDLLSHQTNILTACQPKDFDSTFALLAREALTWFKLDRLTLFPNSMILLDTGKSISVSKSDTPPLEMERFLKGNYLDYLKLLRSKKCWQLFSEETLKSHKVDPLRVLYEEGANWHGIVSLSLFGQQWGAIGFSRFNRYDTPIETTDMTRIKLLSDIWLCFWQHSKMTRSVTSDEADNINESEKLLLLTKKQCTVLTQLAQGYTAKQCAEILFLSPRTIESHKYRMLDILELENHTELIQFALRNGFGIDNN, encoded by the coding sequence ATGAAAGATACCCAATTCGATAGCTTTGAAGATCTGCTTTCCCACCAAACCAACATTTTGACCGCTTGCCAACCCAAAGATTTCGATAGCACTTTTGCCTTGCTGGCAAGAGAAGCGTTAACTTGGTTTAAACTCGACAGGCTTACCCTCTTTCCAAACTCTATGATTCTTTTGGACACAGGCAAGAGTATCTCTGTATCCAAATCAGATACTCCGCCGCTTGAAATGGAGCGCTTTCTAAAAGGCAATTATCTTGATTATCTTAAGCTTTTGCGTTCAAAAAAGTGTTGGCAGTTATTCTCTGAAGAAACCCTCAAAAGCCACAAGGTCGACCCATTGCGTGTACTTTATGAAGAAGGTGCAAATTGGCATGGGATTGTGAGCCTTTCGTTATTTGGACAACAATGGGGCGCTATCGGTTTCTCACGCTTCAACCGTTACGACACACCTATTGAAACAACGGACATGACACGAATCAAGCTGCTCAGTGACATTTGGCTCTGCTTTTGGCAGCACTCTAAAATGACGCGCAGTGTCACCAGCGATGAAGCCGACAACATCAACGAAAGTGAAAAGCTACTGTTGCTGACCAAAAAGCAATGTACGGTTCTGACACAATTAGCACAGGGGTATACTGCTAAGCAATGTGCGGAGATTCTGTTTCTAAGCCCACGAACAATTGAATCCCACAAATACCGCATGCTAGATATTCTCGAACTCGAGAATCACACTGAACTGATTCAATTTGCGCTGCGTAACGGTTTTGGGATCGACAACAATTAG
- a CDS encoding arylsulfatase, protein MGTKINKLALGVGLLAASSAATAAEKPNILAIWGDDIGVFNISAYNNGMMGYETPNIDRIANEGALFTDHYGQQSCTAGRAAFLTGQEPFRTGLLTIGMPGSDHGIPDWAPTIADLLKEQGYMTAQFGKNHMGDQDKHLPTNHGFDQFFGNLYHLNAEEEPETYYYPKDPEFRKNFGPRGVIKSTSDGKIEDTGPMTRKRMEHADEEFLEESLAFMEKAVKADKPFFIWHNTTRMHVWTRLQEKYQGKSGISIYADGMLEHDDQVGILLDKLDELKIADNTIVIYSTDNGAETVSWPDGGATYFHGEKGTTYEGGMRVPQLVRWPGTIKPGTKINDIMSHQDWIPTLMAAAGDDKVVEKLASDKGATYNGKNWRVHLDGYNFLPYFEGKEEKGPRDSMLYFSANAELNAVRWNDFKISFAVMDGNITNAVRFQPNWPQVVHLRADPFEKAPHESGMYLRWMADNMWLFVPVGGKVQEFMNTLPDYPMQNSQVLNPGNFNQNAYMLQGKLKQLEAAAAQAK, encoded by the coding sequence ATGGGTACTAAAATTAATAAACTAGCATTAGGTGTTGGCTTATTAGCAGCTTCTTCAGCGGCAACAGCAGCAGAAAAACCAAACATTCTTGCTATCTGGGGTGATGACATTGGTGTATTCAACATCAGTGCATACAACAACGGTATGATGGGTTACGAAACACCTAACATCGACCGTATTGCTAACGAAGGCGCACTATTTACTGACCACTACGGTCAACAATCGTGTACTGCTGGCCGTGCTGCATTCCTAACCGGTCAAGAACCTTTCCGTACAGGTCTACTGACTATCGGTATGCCGGGCTCTGACCACGGTATCCCTGATTGGGCTCCAACTATCGCAGACCTTCTTAAAGAACAGGGCTACATGACAGCTCAGTTCGGTAAAAACCACATGGGTGACCAAGATAAGCATCTTCCAACGAACCACGGTTTCGACCAGTTCTTTGGTAACCTTTATCACCTAAATGCGGAAGAAGAGCCGGAAACATACTACTACCCTAAAGACCCAGAGTTCCGTAAGAACTTTGGCCCTCGTGGTGTAATCAAGTCGACTTCTGACGGTAAGATTGAAGATACAGGCCCTATGACGCGTAAGCGTATGGAGCACGCGGATGAAGAGTTCCTAGAAGAATCTCTAGCATTCATGGAAAAAGCAGTGAAAGCTGACAAACCATTCTTCATCTGGCACAACACGACTCGTATGCACGTGTGGACTCGTCTACAAGAGAAGTATCAAGGTAAATCTGGTATCAGCATCTACGCAGACGGCATGCTAGAGCACGATGACCAAGTCGGTATCCTTCTAGATAAGCTTGATGAGCTTAAGATCGCAGACAACACTATCGTAATCTACTCTACCGATAACGGTGCAGAGACAGTATCTTGGCCTGATGGTGGTGCAACTTACTTCCACGGTGAGAAAGGTACAACTTACGAAGGCGGTATGCGCGTTCCTCAGCTAGTTCGCTGGCCTGGCACTATCAAACCGGGAACTAAGATCAACGACATCATGAGCCACCAAGATTGGATTCCAACACTAATGGCTGCTGCTGGTGATGATAAAGTCGTTGAGAAACTGGCTTCTGATAAAGGGGCGACATACAACGGCAAAAATTGGCGTGTGCACCTAGATGGTTACAACTTCCTACCTTACTTCGAAGGTAAAGAAGAAAAAGGCCCTCGTGACAGCATGCTTTACTTCTCTGCAAACGCTGAGTTAAACGCGGTACGTTGGAATGACTTCAAGATCTCATTCGCAGTTATGGACGGTAACATCACAAACGCCGTGCGTTTCCAACCAAACTGGCCTCAAGTTGTACACCTACGTGCTGACCCATTCGAAAAAGCACCACATGAATCTGGCATGTACCTACGTTGGATGGCAGACAATATGTGGCTATTCGTACCAGTAGGCGGCAAAGTACAAGAGTTCATGAACACGCTACCTGACTACCCAATGCAGAACAGCCAAGTACTGAACCCTGGTAACTTCAACCAGAATGCTTACATGCTTCAAGGTAAACTTAAGCAACTAGAAGCAGCCGCTGCACAAGCTAAATAA
- a CDS encoding Crp/Fnr family transcriptional regulator: MLDPIIGEQIQWPCDLPQDFIDSLLEIAVIKTGIHSLEITKKFQNLPGVFYILTGSAGICFSTENLKSLSGGVVGKGDWIGALSVHVDYNLFAIAEEVEPITMVLFPSDKILELAEKKCMVFKWLLHSGAKAQSIWIQAFLSSIHEKEQKTIYVLLELAARQTNIAGATLSINISQSQLSTITGISRPRLNEVLKGIEQLGMVKIQRGKVFISDVEGLYERISPMNLMIRDPMAKMKPQ; encoded by the coding sequence TTGTTAGACCCAATAATCGGAGAACAAATTCAGTGGCCTTGTGATTTGCCGCAAGACTTTATAGACAGTCTGCTCGAAATAGCCGTTATAAAAACGGGTATACATAGCCTTGAGATTACGAAAAAATTTCAAAATCTTCCGGGGGTTTTTTATATTCTTACCGGTTCGGCTGGTATCTGCTTTTCAACTGAGAATTTGAAAAGTCTGTCGGGTGGGGTCGTAGGTAAAGGCGATTGGATCGGTGCGCTGTCGGTTCATGTTGACTATAACCTTTTTGCTATAGCTGAAGAGGTTGAGCCCATCACAATGGTACTTTTCCCTTCAGACAAGATATTAGAGCTCGCTGAAAAAAAGTGCATGGTATTTAAATGGCTTCTTCATAGTGGCGCTAAAGCCCAATCTATTTGGATTCAAGCTTTCTTATCGTCTATTCATGAGAAAGAACAAAAAACGATTTATGTATTGTTAGAATTGGCGGCTCGCCAAACCAATATTGCAGGTGCAACACTCAGTATCAACATTTCACAAAGCCAACTGAGCACCATAACTGGTATATCCAGGCCTAGATTAAACGAAGTATTAAAGGGAATTGAACAATTAGGTATGGTGAAAATTCAGCGGGGCAAAGTGTTTATTTCGGATGTCGAGGGCTTATATGAGCGTATTTCTCCAATGAATTTGATGATTCGTGACCCTATGGCGAAAATGAAGCCACAATAG
- a CDS encoding fasciclin domain-containing protein: MLNHLSKTLSVLVATLFFTAFAHANHHEMKKDIVDVAAENGSFTTLVAAVKAAGLVDTLKGDGPFTVFAPTDEAFAALPEGTVEMLLKPENKDKLVAILTYHVVPGKIMAAEVMKLSSAETVQGEAVMVAIDDGNVMINTAKVVIPDVKASNGVIHVIDAVLLPK, encoded by the coding sequence ATGTTGAATCACTTAAGTAAGACTCTGTCAGTACTAGTTGCAACGTTGTTTTTTACAGCTTTTGCTCACGCTAACCACCATGAAATGAAGAAAGACATCGTTGATGTCGCAGCGGAAAATGGCTCTTTCACCACTTTAGTGGCGGCGGTAAAAGCGGCAGGCTTGGTAGACACGCTGAAAGGCGATGGTCCGTTCACTGTATTTGCGCCCACTGATGAAGCTTTCGCTGCATTGCCAGAGGGAACGGTCGAAATGTTGTTGAAGCCGGAAAACAAAGACAAGCTAGTCGCTATACTCACCTACCATGTGGTTCCAGGGAAAATAATGGCGGCTGAAGTAATGAAGCTGAGTAGTGCAGAAACAGTGCAAGGTGAGGCTGTAATGGTAGCCATTGACGACGGAAATGTAATGATCAATACGGCTAAGGTCGTGATTCCAGACGTTAAAGCGAGCAATGGTGTAATTCACGTCATTGATGCGGTTTTACTGCCTAAGTAA